In Hemicordylus capensis ecotype Gifberg chromosome 4, rHemCap1.1.pri, whole genome shotgun sequence, the genomic window ACGTTGGGTAGTGATCTCTCTATGATATTATGGAATACTTTAATACCACAGTTAGGATAACTAGCATAGCAGCAATACTAGGTAGGGAATTTTTATCTGATAATAAGCATTTGAGACCACAAGAGTGTTTTTAGCAGCTGAATACAAGACAGATTTAAGAAAGAaaccaaaaatattttaaaggctTAAGAACCTGATGCTATGCTCAAGTGACAAGTGACATCTGAGGAAAAAATTTCTTCAGTCTGTTTTTCTACACCAGACCATTACTGAATACCATTAATGGTATTCAAAATACCATTTTggaagacagacatcagcaaatTAGTCAGTTCTGGAGGCTAGGTGCATAAAGCACTATCTAGGCAGCAAAATCTACCTCTCCACTTCTCATCCTGCCTAGTTAATGACTAAAATTCTGAAATGTGCTCAGGAAACGTCCCTGTTTCTGGCCAGACAAAATTAGAATTAGTACAAGTTACTCTATACTGGTCTTTCCTGTTTGGCTTTTCATAAGACATACTTCATGTTGTTCCTATATACAAGACATCAACTGGTCCATGATGCAGTGGATGGATGATCTCACTTCCCCTAATTAAAGGGCTAGATGAAGATACTGTCTGCTGCTTTTGTTTTCTGACTGTAAACATGTACTTGAGGGAGGGGCTACTGCCTCCCATGTCCTTTGATGCAGCTTTGGAAATATACTAACTCTTTGAACCCTGTACCTAATGGAAATATGAACTCTACTCTTACCACCACCGAACTGAGTTTGACACTGATCCCCTAGACTGTCTGAACTGAACCTTCTGGGTCTACCCACACATTTAAgtctagggatgtgaacaaaacaGATTTTTGTGTTCCATTTAGAGTTTGAAATGAAACGTAAAATGGCAGAAaaatttcattgaaacagcagtggAGTCAGCTGTTCTGATGAAACTactcgaaatgtttcaagtgttttggctatagggaacaatggagaaatgtGCAACACCcaattgctccccatgggtagctcctatggacaccaaactgggttgggtggtaaggcatgaAGGGTGCTATCTATCACCGAACCCACAAAAGgtatgggcaagtgggtgatgtTTAAcgaatttttaaccttttcccaaaaCGCCCATAGGATTTTGGTGTCCGTGGGAGCTAACCCATGGgcaacaatggagtgttttgagcttccccattgttccctatggccaaaacaagttgcactcactgaagctcttctcatgatcagtgagaagagtttctgttggggagagtgggcttagcctgctctcccacagacaagcagctgctcacagctgggcggccggatcagctgccggctccatcacggagctgatgggggctgcggggattgaggGTCACAtggtccccggaagttccaggatgccccgcacaagtgtgcggggcatcctagagagacccccaagcctgggaggctgcttgcagcctcctggtcagggactactcatgtgtcgctgcatgccacggtgacacatgagcaaaaaagtgaggttaacagagcgcttgttccgttaacctcatttaagggaagggggaattaggtaggctagccgccttgggagcactgggctcacctgcaagcccggtggttcccacaatccctggaaaacaggctgagctcccttagccagctttccagggatcatgggaatagcatcacagagtgcactgcacacaagttttgcattgccatTTACAATGTAtcttgcaaccctgccttgaaaaacacactgcagaagcacacagtaaaaaataatctatccctcccaacacacatttcaaacatagtccaaaaatggccacaaAAGAATCAATGAGCCAgagtccactgccagccacagtgcctgtgctgcagtaacatcccTGGCACAAGATGTTTTCTCACACAGAATTATGACCCCTTACAATACTTCATAGCACTGCAATAGCTATCACAGCAggacccttacttagcagcaaccACAGCCATAAGCCTTTAGCCACATTttaacataagaacctaagactagtcctgctggatcaggcccaaggcctatctagtctagtatCTTCTTTCATACAGCGgcccacagatgcctctgagaagcccactctctcttgctgttgctcagctgcaactgatatttagaggcaacttgcctctgagcaGGAGGTTGCCTATAGTTTTTTCTGattcactgattttaaggttttaaatgtaatgaGGTTTTACATGTagcttttatggaattttatggGATCTAGTACAGTACTTGTACCCTCCAGAGCCTCCTCTTCATCGTCATCTTCGATTTCAAAAGAGACAGGATCTTGACACCTTGGAGTAACATGCCTTAATTCTGTTAGTACTGgggtaataataatataataataataattattattatttgatttctacaccacccttccaaaaatggctcagggcggtttacaaagagaaataacaaataagatggctccctgtccccaaagggctcacattctaaaaagaaacataagacacacaccagcaacagtaactggaagtactgtgctgggggtggatagggccagttactctccccctgctaaataaagagaatcaccacggtaaaaggtgcctctttgcccagttagcaggggtaagagtATTAAAAGTGGATATTGGAGGTTGACGATGACCTGTCAGTGTTGGCACCGGTGATATCAACATTGGTTTTGGAATCAGCTTCGGCATTGGTGAATAAAAAGTCCTCAACACTGACAGTGTTGGCTTCGGCATCGACGGAGGTTGCTACGATGTCAAATATTGTTGGCTTGTGCTTGATGCCGAGGGGTCTTTTGGCATGAACGATGGCTCTGGTGTCAATGGGCTGTCCGATGAAGGGGTTTTCTACGTCAGGCCTTGAGCCTTCCAGCACCCTCGGTGTCAAAGGTTTCAATACCAAAGTAATATCGACATCCTGAAGGCTCGGAGACAACATGGTCTCAGAGATCAAGGTCTTTCTCTTTTTTGACAGCTCGGACGCAGTTTCATCAATATGCTAGTCCTTTGACATCTTAGGAGACTGAGGCAATTTAAAAGCTGTGtccaaggatttagactgaatcTGTGCAGTCCTTGGGCCAGATAGAAACTCCAAAGGGCTGGCCCGCTCCTTAGATGTTGAAGGAGTCGAGGGGCTTGATACATGGTCATAAAGTGAAGCCCTTAGTCTGAGCTTCCTGTTACATCTAGTCTGCTTCGAGAATGACATGCAGACTTTACAAGATGTGGTGTTATGCCCTTCTAGGCATAGGAGACAGAGATCGTGCGAAAGAAGCTTAGCTCTACACTTAGAGTAAGGTTTTGAAAGTTTCCCTCCGCCCTCAGTCTTTTTTTCTTTAACATTAGGTTTATCTATAAACTAAGTTAGTTGACGGTCTGGTTCGTTTGCCAAAAAAAATCaatctgtttttcttctcttttctttagaACTCACACACTAAGAAGAACCAAGACAAGGAGCCGCAGCAACCAAGTAACCAATCGCTATAGCGAATAGTTGAAAAGTAACCGAGGGAGTGGTGTTCCTCCCGCCTTAATTATCAACCATGTGGGGCGGGGCAGAAGCGCCACAAGGAGCTGTGGTACTCTACACAGAGAGTTCTGCGCAGGCATAGAATCCATTACTAATGGAGTTCAACGGATCACGACCCAGAttatttcatacacacacactccactgtccacttctcaccacaacactatctcacaaaaaagtcaaaccacaactcaaggaaagttcaaggcaggcacccaagttcttccttgtcaatctgagatccagcaaaaccagatagttattccagcaaaagcacagcatattacactcagtgctgagaaaagaaaactacaagatcaaaccttctttcctcctgtcctgatgtatcctcttcttcaagagaggcatagtataagggctctctctctctgcctcccagtccctttgaatacatttcgAAATACCCTCCTATTGTTTTCCactctccccagccaatgggagcacagttgtccatgacaacTGTGGTTTTCAATCATACATTATTTGTATGAATAagaatatgaaaaatatttatatactgcttttcaacaaaaagttcccaaagcagtttacatacatagaTAGAATGATAGATAGGAAtaagtctccctgtccccaaagggctcacaatctaaaaagggaaGATAAAGTATGTATGATAACAAGGCATCCAAGAAACAAGGAGACCAGAGAAACAAGGAGaaacaagccaatcagaaaccagtAACAGAAAACCAATGAGCAatggaaaaacagacctccaaaatggcactcggaatgtTAAAAGGTGTTGATTGAAatgggggttgttctgctccaagctcaaaacacCCTTTACTTaaaaagggtgttctgtttcaagctcaaaaatcCTACTTGAATCAGCCCATTACAAGTCGAAAAGTTTCACCAGCAAAACGTTCTGCATATATCGTACCTAAGCGTTCTGTTGATATACATATTACTGATGAATGGTTATTTTAAGCTAAGGCAGTTCCAAATCTCTAGAGAAATAAGAGGGAAATGTAAATGTCTACATGGAGTGATGGTGAGCTATTactattattgtgatttttaaaatttaacaagCTGCAAAAAGGAGGTTGGTTTAAAAATCCCTTAAGATTTCCCACATTaatgtccatccatccatctctcttaaacgtacccgtcactaatcccatgtgtatcagctctcgcgagagttcgcaagcagctgctggatagacACAGGCGGGTGGGGGTAAAGAAACTGTTGGCCAGGAGAATAGCTGAGTGGCGGCCACTGGGCGGGGAGGGCGAGAGGAAAGCcgagaagagaactagaggcacacaTACTCTGCACCCGGTTCAGCTAGTAGAATCTATTACTTACCATAACCTTGCTGCTGTCCAGGATAACCTTGCTGACCTGGGTACTGCTGCTGTTGGTATCCTTGCTGCTGAGGCGGTGCTTGATATGCATCTTGCTGTTGAGCATATTGTGAATTTCCTGAAACATTAGGGTAAGCAAAACCAATTAaaggaacttttgctggttctatttttttccttttaagatGCACAGCCAACAccacaaaaacaaaatgaaaatgcagTCTTGATCTCaaaaaatgaacaaaacaaagaaaacaaaccaaaacagaaGGAATTCAGCCAAACAAACTGCAGTTAGAGCCAGATTTTGCAAGGCTAAACTGCAGCAATTTCAGCATCTCTGCCAAACGAGCATTAAGTTTACTGGAACGTGGTGCCATGACTCGAAAAGGTCATGACTATGCTAAACGAAAAAAAAGACAAAATTAAAGACAGCTACAGAGCACAGACTAGCTACACAAATCAGCAAGCTGTTTCCTAATGGCACTATATTtgtatgtatacatacacacaaaataTACAGCTGGACCAATGGATTTATGTTTAAATAAAAGGATACAATTGAAAAAGATACTAACAGTGTTTTAGTCATTTTACTGCTGTTAGAAATGACAAATTAAGGTTAAGTTTTAGATGTTTGCAAGAAACTATTTTGAATGCTTCAAGTTCCCTGCAATTCAACAGCCAGCAACTAGTAGTCTACAAGAGCTTTGCATGGGCAGGAAATAAGTTATTGTGCAAGAATTTTTGTTCCTttgtggagggggagaggaaaaggaatgtatgtgcgcatgtgtgtgtgaaggTATATAGATACCTCCTTCGTAGTAATGTTGGGAGGAATCCTCATAAGGCCTATCGTAGCCTTGTTCAGGATACGACGGTTGCTGATAACCGTAATCACTATGACCTACATCAATTCGACAAGAGACAGGAAGAAACGTTAATGGCCTCTAAGTGAAAACCCTAAAAAGATTTCATCTTACTGAAAAATCAGTGTCAGCTGGAAATACATAAAAAAGAACCTTCAAATTGAATTAGAAGGATTTACCAATAGGATTTCCTTTCATATTGAATTAACATGTGACAGGAAGAAAAAAACACTAACTAATGAAGTAGCTTTAGCAACATCACAGCAAGGGATGGTCTTAAGCCTCTGATAATCTTTATTGGGGGGAAAGTactttgtctttttttaaaaaaatgaaagcattTAGGCCTTTCACATGTAAATAAGCTGAATTTAATTAGAATGAACAAAGAAAGAAATTATCATACTTTGTTGAACACCTGTTCTACTGATTTCTGGTTCAAAAGGATATGCTAAAAGTAGTgagaaatacaacaaataaagcTCAAAGAATTTCTAAATAACTTTAATTCAATTTTATAATAAAGTATCTAGAAAAAATTAAACATCCACCCACCAAACATTATTCACAGAAAAGAAATACTTCCTTACTAATTCACCTTTACCATATTAACATAACCAGTAAATGCTATGGACACCTGCCATTAGGATCCAGTTGAGAAAGAAACATGCCACCTGATGCTTGCTCTAAGATCTCATATATTTCTCATGCTTGTAATCAGAATTCTAGTTAATTATCTCTTCTTGAGCACAGTCACTAAGAGGGTGGCTTCCTTTTGTTAAAAGAGACACTACATCTACTAAAATGCTTAAGGAAATTATGGTGATTTTCTGTTCAACTCTTTCATAAAGGGCTTAAAAGGTAaaataaaaagaattttaaaatccCTCATTCTTTTGATCACATGCATCACAAATTTTATCCAACTGCATTATTTATAATGTATTGCTATAGTTTGTTTACTTATTAAAGAAACCAACTTGATAATTACTGATATTATCTGTAGCTCATGCTTTACAAGTCAATTTTTGGTGAACACACATTTGCCAAAGCTAATAAAACTTGGCAGATCTCTTAAATGCATCTAGCTGCAAATAAGCTTAGAAAATGTTCAGATTACCTATGTTACCTCTGCAGGTTAAGGCTATACAAATTACTACATTTTCAGTGCTGTCTTATGCATTATGTCAAGCAGCCAGTATGACACACTATGACTTCTGAGAATGAAGATGCAGGTGCAATTATTTAACATTTGTAGTTTTTGTGACTTTGTCTTACCGTACTCTTACATGTCACAAAACTGGCTCTAGGTTGATCCAGCACAAGAGGTGCTCAAGGCTGATTTCGTGATATGTGAATTAAGTAAATCATGAGCATAATAGTAACCAGTGGTGAACAGGTAGTCTTTAAGTCAATGAAACTAActtgaacactttaaaaaaaaaaacccacacaatttGCACCAAACAATTGTTCTGCAACAAGTATATTACTACAAAAAGACAACAATCTACCCTAAACTTTACAAGTGTACTTCAACAAGTGCACAAAAAAGTGTCAAGCTGGCTCTTAACAGCAGCCATAAATTCATCAATGTCTATTtagtttgtctttaaaaaaatctgtaaaaaataaatttcaaactcATTTTTTGAACAAGAGCTATTTTACATTTCAAAAATAAGACAATCAAGTATGAAGAGGACTGAGATTTGCAATTCTAAGAGTTGATTTTGTAATGTTTTGCATTAAATTCCAAAAATGATATGATTTGCAGAATTAGAATAAATGTTTAAAGGAAGAATGTTGTTAATGTCTAGAATTCTGCAATATATTATATACTCCTAAGAGCACCAACCATAGGCTGGCACACTctctaaaaacagatttaaaaaaccaatattTTGGAAGCATATTGATAGTTTCGTTAAGGGTTCTTGGTATCAATGCAGTCATTTTAGAACTGCGATTACCTGCTTTTTATAAGCAAAGTAGTCTTGTAAACAGACATGTTACAGACATTAACTGTTATACACAGAGAAGAGTTTGCCATATTTGTAGCCAAATGAGGGGCTTCTGATAAAGATACAAAAATCTGTATTGTGCTAGAACTGAAGCTTCAAATACTGTACTCTGAGTGAGCTATAAAATAAAGTTATCTGTTGGGTTTCAAATTATTAAAATAGCTGCCTTTAAAGggtaatcctatgcatgtttacacagaCACAAGTCCCACTGGATTTAATGGGGCTTTCTTCCAAGTAtgtgtgtgtaggattgcagcctcaattAAATATAAGTAGTGTCCAATTTCAGTTACTAAAAATTGTTCATCAAATAGTGTTGTGTATCACTAATAATGGGCAGGTACGTAAAATGGGTAAGTTAACATTATGAGAGATTACCATCGGGGTAATATTGCTGGTTCATGCCTTCTGGAGGACCTTGTCCACCATGACTGTATTGGTCCCCATAATAGTCTTCCTGGCCTGAGTACTGCTGTGGTGGGCCTGAAAAACCACAACCAGTCAATATGTAAATAACTTATTTTCTTTGTTACCATTCTCACTAATTTCTCAGTTTATTATGAGAACAGCCCTCATCTAtagactccccccacccaatgtCACTGTGCTTCAGAAAGCATACCTAATGCTTTATGACTACACATGTATGTACTACATACAGCAGCTTGACTGCATTTAATACCAAAGGTGATGTAAATAGTTTCTAAGAACATACAGACACTATTATAAACGatttgatctttttttaaaaaaagagaaataatAGGCAGTTGTGGCATCTCACCTTGTCTAAGTGTTTAAGCGGTAAAAACCATATATTCTACATAAATGTTGAATGACAGCATTCAATATactaaacataattttaaaattaagccATACCTTTTTATAGAACTTTTTTTGAATAAGAAAAGCTTATAAACAGaatatatagattttaaatttcaGATCCACGCTGATCTTTTTAGGTTCAAGAATTATATTTAGGAAAACACACTAGTACAGGTTTGTAAATAGATACTCGATGGGTTGCTTGTGGCCTCTAAGAGAAAGAGTTGCCTCTAAGTGTTGAGGTACAACAGCTTTACAAAAGCTGGTTCTTTTAGGTCTCAAATAGACAACATAGATGATAGTTAGGGCATTTTGTGCACTAATAACTTTTTTGCACTTATTTGAAAAATTGATAAAAGCAACATAGAAAGTTGGTAGTTAGATGTAGGCAAGACAGTCAgttcaaaggggtgtgtgtgttttaaatcaaTGTGAAAACTTGCAACTTCTAATCTTACCTTGCTGTGGCGGCCTGTATGGAGGAATTTGCCTCTGTCCCATTATATGGTTTCCTTGGTTAACTTGGCCAATCATTCCCATTGGTGGCTGCTGTCCCTGATAATGTTGCCCACCTCCCTGAGGCATGTTGTATTGttgagaaggaggctgctggtgcATCATTGGACCTACAATGAGAAAAACCAAAATAACTCTACAAATCTCTGACAAACCATCATTTAAGGACACTACATATGCAAATTTTAGAAATATTTATCTTGTTCTGTACAGCATAAGAGTTTTAAAGCAGCTCACAAAAAAGTTATCCTCGCAATAAAGTAATCTTAAAGTCTAGTATTAGGAACAGAAATAACATGGTTTCTACATGGTGCCAGGATTATTTAGGCAGTTTTCTGGCTTTGTCCTTTATCTTCATTGGTCACCATTTGGTGTCTCCAATCAGACACCACTTTCCAGGCAATAACTAATACAGAGGACCACTGAAGCAAAGGGGTGAGTTTTGCAACTGGAATTCACTCACCCTATTATGGAAGCACATTTTCCCTTCATGGAGCTGGGGATTGCTAAGTTCTGGGAGTACAGAATAACTATATTTTGAtaaatcttattttaaaaattatgttatTCCAGTACAGCATGGCCATCGGTCCAATATGAAGCTTAGCCTATGTTGTGAGACATAGCTCCATGAAACTCTGCCTCAGTGGGCAGGGCTTCACTTATTAAAAACAATAGAAGATGCTCACATTGTGCAAGGCATATCCAATGTGTGCATATTGGAGTTTTTCACCCTTCCTTGCTTCTTTATCTGCAAATCTTAGTTATCTGCAGAACTGGAGGAAGTGGGGAGAAGAGGAATACCACGTAACTGTTTTAAGCCTGTCTCTTACTCTGAAGTACTCAGGGAACTGCTGGCAGTATATAGTGTGGAATATCCTATGTATGgagtttcataagaacagccctgctggatcaggcccaaggcctatccagtacaacatcctgtttcacacagtggcccaccagatgctgctggaagcctacaggcaggagttccaCTGTAGAGTCAACTAAGAAATACAAAAATGCATGCTATTGTCACTAATATTTTCTGCTTTTCTAATCTGCAAGGTCTCTCTTCCTAGACATATTCCTCCCTAGCGAGGATAATGAGAAAGCTGTTCGTCTCCACTTACGACCCGCAAAAGGATGGCATCTTCACTTACCTTGATTTGGTTGCATGCTTATGTTTGGTCTGGGACCGTAGTTGCCCATAGGCTGCCCTTGGCTCATCGTCATTTGGTTCTGTCCAGGCATGCTTTGAGAAGATGGCACTGAATGGTTATAACCTCCCATGGACCCATGACTACTTGAAGGCATGTTCATGGAACTATTTGTCATGTTGAGCTGATTCGGTCCAGGTCCCTGCATGGGCATGTGGTTGGGTCCTTTGAAGAAAAATAAATTCTACATTTCAGTGTCCTGAAAACATAGTCAAAAGACTAATTATGTTTATCCAAGAAGAATTTATGTATATACTGCACTTCAAAATAAGCACAGCTTTACATCAGCATTTCCTAAATCCAACTGTAGTTTTGCATATGCTAAACATACTGTACTGCTCTACTGATGACCAAAAGATTACACTGAAAAAGCTAAATAATTGGTTTTCAAATTGTGCTCCGTGGAATCAAACAGGGTTCCCTTGGTGAATAGATAAGTACTGTAATGGTGAGCCACTGTCAGTCTTCCCACTGCAATTCCAAGTCTCACCCTATATTCTAAAGCGCATTTCAAGAGAGAGCATAGTCATGCCCAGCAGGACAAACTACATCCCATACCAACTAAGCATACTCTATACTGAATTGCAGGACCTTCTATAACACACAGCAAATAAATAGATGAGAATGGTTACTCTGAACATATGAAGTTTGAAAGTTACATCCTTACATCCTTGCTTACAAGGTGATAGTTTCATCTACAGCAGGACGTATCTACTGCTGCAAAATATTATTTGATAAGGCTCTTGCAAGTTTTTCTTTAAATAATATACCAGATACCTTTAGGCCTTTTCtcattcctccccacccaccaccaagaATTGCTTCAATTTAGCTAGCATCATTGCAGAGTTTTATGTTAATAATAGTTGGATACACTTTTTGTTAGGTGCCACATACAACAATTTATTAtgtaaaacaggggttcccaaacttgggtccccggatgttgttagaccacagctcctatcatcccaccagcctggccattgtggctggggttgatcaTCACTGTAGTCAAATATCTGGAGAACTTGTTGTATTACAAGATACAGTGAGGATTTCTTTAACTTTGTACAAAATCAAATATAAGACAAAAGGTACATACCTAATGGTCAGCTAAAAGTGCAGTACAAGACAGACATGTATGTCAGCCAAAGAAATGAATCTGCTATTTTCTAAAAAGTGTACTTTGCATTAATTTACTCCTCCTTCTTTAAAGACATCTGAAAGTAAACTTAAAGGCTTCAGAACTCTGCCCCCTTTATTACGATCTGGAGCATTATAATATTTTTGCCTCCTATTCAAAAGGCAGGAAAGAACTATGAAAAGTTCATTTTGTATCCCAAGAAACTCCAAATACTATACATTTGAGATCTGCATTTAAAATGAATTACATCATTTCAACCAGGAGTACTTGAACCCCTCAGAGTTCTCTGAAGCCTCATAGGAGGCACACATGGGCTACACAGAACCCTCCTGCCTTCCTGAATCACTTCCATTCTACACTGCTGGGTTCCTCTCCAGGAGGGTAGGGGAGTCATCTCAGGAaacattttcccctccttctctccaaatgattggctggctatgtgtcCAGGCTcagtcctcccctccctcagcctgattgacaggctAGGCAGTGAGGGAAATGCTGGTTAATGTTCAGCATTGGCATGCCATGTGCCAGTCACGCAAGGGTGggaggacagaggaagctgccatatattgagtcagaccattggtccatctagctcagtattgtctacagagactggcagtggcttctccaaggttgcaagcaggaatctttcttagccctatcttggacatgccagggagggaacctagatgctcttcccagaacggctccatcccctaaggggaatctcttacagtgctcacacatcaagtctcccattcaaatgcaaccagggcagaccctgcttacaagtcatgcttgctaccacaagaccagctctcctggtcctgGAGGGAGAGGCAGGGCCAGGTCAGAAGTATGCTGTGGAGCTCTGGCCTTGAGGCTCCAGAGGattggagaaggaaggaagccaaatTTTAGAATTAGGGGTCTGCTTTTGCCCGATTCCAGGGCAGATTTACTTAGCTTGTATTTTAGAGGATGGCTGACAGAGGGACAGCAGAGGTACCTCAATGAGACCGACTGAAGTTTGTCCCAAGATGGGAGGAGCCTCAG contains:
- the SS18 gene encoding protein SSXT isoform X1, translating into MSVAFAAPRQRGKGEITPAAIQKMLDENNHLIQCIMDYQNKGKTSECSQYQQLLHTNLVYLATIADSNQNMQSILPPPPTQNMPMGPGGMSQSGPPPPPRTHNMGSDGMVGGGPPAPHMQNQMNGQMPGPNHMPMQGPGPNQLNMTNSSMNMPSSSHGSMGGYNHSVPSSQSMPGQNQMTMSQGQPMGNYGPRPNISMQPNQGPMMHQQPPSQQYNMPQGGGQHYQGQQPPMGMIGQVNQGNHIMGQRQIPPYRPPQQGPPQQYSGQEDYYGDQYSHGGQGPPEGMNQQYYPDGHSDYGYQQPSYPEQGYDRPYEDSSQHYYEGGNSQYAQQQDAYQAPPQQQGYQQQQYPGQQGYPGQQQGYGPSQSAPGPQYSNYPQGQGQQYGGYRPTQPGPPQPPQQRPYGYDQGQYGNYQQ
- the SS18 gene encoding protein SSXT isoform X2 codes for the protein MSVAFAAPRQRGKGEITPAAIQKMLDENNHLIQCIMDYQNKGKTSECSQYQQLLHTNLVYLATIADSNQNMQSILPPPPTQNMPMGPGGMSQSGPPPPPRTHNMGSDGMVGGGPPAPHMQNQMNGQMPGPNHMPMQGPGPNQLNMTNSSMNMPSSSHGSMGGYNHSVPSSQSMPGQNQMTMSQGQPMGNYGPRPNISMQPNQGPMMHQQPPSQQYNMPQGGGQHYQGQQPPMGMIGQVNQGNHIMGQRQIPPYRPPQQGPPQQYSGQEDYYGDQYSHGGQGPPEGMNQQYYPDGNSQYAQQQDAYQAPPQQQGYQQQQYPGQQGYPGQQQGYGPSQSAPGPQYSNYPQGQGQQYGGYRPTQPGPPQPPQQRPYGYDQGQYGNYQQ
- the SS18 gene encoding protein SSXT isoform X3, whose amino-acid sequence is MSVAFAAPRQRGKGEITPAAIQKMLDENNHLIQCIMDYQNKGKTSECSQYQQLLHTNLVYLATIADSNQNMQSILPPPPTQNMPMGPGGMSQSGPPPPPRTHNMGSDGMVGGGPPAPHMQNQMNGQMPGPNHMPMQGPGPNQLNMTNSSMNMPSSSHGSMGGYNHSVPSSQSMPGQNQMTMSQGQPMGNYGPRPNISMQPNQGPMMHQQPPSQQYNMPQGGGQHYQGQQPPMGMIGQVNQGNHIMGQRQIPPYRPPQQGHSDYGYQQPSYPEQGYDRPYEDSSQHYYEGGNSQYAQQQDAYQAPPQQQGYQQQQYPGQQGYPGQQQGYGPSQSAPGPQYSNYPQGQGQQYGGYRPTQPGPPQPPQQRPYGYDQGQYGNYQQ